A genomic window from Quercus lobata isolate SW786 chromosome 10, ValleyOak3.0 Primary Assembly, whole genome shotgun sequence includes:
- the LOC115965912 gene encoding uncharacterized protein LOC115965912, producing the protein MSSSSGNFSGSCGHMCNEQTCVLRTSLSLHNFRRRFLGCSRYKVGPKCPFFVWIDNPTCPRGNETAPLALEKMSRLQTALQLANERQRTALETAEEARQMAEKALEEEAKAKERERKARAVCAKAKEKAILAEKKQRMWKSACILSWIFFVIVMLLCFGSIEFSGVKRPRLLPLKQLIG; encoded by the coding sequence ATGTCTTCATCAAGTGGTAATTTCTCGGGTTCATGTGGACATATGTGCAATGAGCAGACTTGTGTTTTGAGAACAAGTTTGAGTTTGCACAATTTTAGGAGGAGGTTCTTGGGTTGTAGCCGTTATAAGGTTGGTCCTAAGTgtcctttctttgtttggattgataACCCAACCTGTCCTCGTGGGAATGAAACTGCACCTTTGGCTCTAGAGAAGATGTCTAGGCTTCAGACTGCTCTCCAACTTGCAAATGAGAGGCAAAGGACAGCTCTGGAAACGGCAGAAGAAGCTAGGCAAATGGCAGAAAAGGCTCTTGAAGAGGAAGCCAAAGccaaggagagggagagaaaggctCGAGCTGTCTGTGCAAAAGCTAAGGAAAAAGCCATTCTTGCTGAAAAGAAGCAAAGAATGTGGAAGTCTGCATGTATTTTGTCATGgatcttttttgttattgttatgttgttgtgttttggcTCAATTGAGTTCTCTGGAGTGAAGAGACCTAGATTGTTGCCCCTGAAGCAGTTAATTGGTTAG